A DNA window from Hevea brasiliensis isolate MT/VB/25A 57/8 chromosome 2, ASM3005281v1, whole genome shotgun sequence contains the following coding sequences:
- the LOC110643719 gene encoding vacuolar protein sorting-associated protein 29: protein MVLVLAIGDLHIPHRAADLPPKFKSMLVPGKIQHIICTGNLCIKEVHDYLKSLCPDLHITHGEYDEDSRYPETKTLSIGQFKLGICHGHQVIPWGDLDSLAMLQRQLDVDILVTGHTHQFKAYKHEGGVVINPGSATGAYSSFTYDVNPSFVLMDIDGLRVVVYVYELIDGEVKVDKIDFKKTATTRSSN from the exons ATGGTGCTGGTTTTAGCAATAGGAGACCTTCACATACCTCACAGGGCTGCGGATCTCCCTCCGAAGTTCAAGTCCATGCTTGTTCCTGGCAAGATTCAGCACATCATTTGCACTGGCAATCTCTGCATTAAA GAAGTGCATGATTATTTGAAAAGTCTTTGCCCTGATTTGCATATTACTCATGGTGAATATGATGAAGATTCTCGTTATCCAGAGACTAAAACCCTCTCCATTGGCCAATTTAAGCTTGGAATATGCCATGGTCACCAG GTCATTCCATGGGGTGACTTGGATTCACTGGCAATGTTACAGAGGCAGCTGGATGTTGATATCCTAGTAACTGGTCACACCCATCAGTTCAAAGCCTACAAGCATGAGGGTGGTGTGGTTATAAATCCCGGCTCAGCCACTGGTGCCTACAGTAGTTTCACTTACGATGTAAACCCAAGCTTTGTGCTGATGGACATTGACGGGTTGCGTGTTGTGGTTTATGTTTACGAACTAATAGATGGGGAAGTAAAGGTTGACAAAATTGATTTCAAGAAGACAGCCACTACTCGTTCATCAAATTGA